The sequence below is a genomic window from Humulus lupulus chromosome 3, drHumLupu1.1, whole genome shotgun sequence.
TATTAGAATTTGTGTCAAGGTAGAATTTATTATGTTAGTGGCCCAAATTCTAAAGGCCCATCCCAATAATCTTTATTATATTAGGGTTTTCCTTTTATATATATTCTTTGAGTTAAATGAATACTTTCGAAGTTGTATTATTGAAACATTCTTGTATCATTATTTCTTGGAAGGTGTGGTATAAGAGAAATAGAGTTGTGCATGAGGAGAAATTCATGGCGAATGAGATGGTTACGAACAGGGCTATTGACTACTTAGAGAATTATTAGACCTCAAATCATGGGAATACCACCCCAATGCAAAAATTGAGTCATTGGAACATCTTTATATTTCATAAGATGTTACTTGATggtgaatatatatattttcgtTAAATAGAAAATAAACTTTTTGTTTGAATAAAAAGCTAGAAACTTGAAATTTGAAtacttaattattaaaaattaaaattttagagATAAAATTGCAAGACTAatatgttttctatttttttatataataaataaaatgtaaaatAGAACATCACAATTCTGAAAAAGTTCTGGTATACCCTAATTGTTGGTTTGGTTTTTCATATCACTATCCTACACACGGTGCTAGTCTATTCGTTTGAGCTTATTATTTTAACCTAGTATATTTAGAAAAAGACCTTGAattccattattattattattattattattacatctCCCCTACTCGTAAAATCACTGCCAAGATTTCTTCAATCTATATGATGCGTGACATATGTCGAAGCCCACACAGTTAATCATAACAAATTttacatttaattaaataaatatcataatccGAACACTGACATAGAATTCAGCGTTACCTAACAAGAAAACAGTTGGCATATGAAGAGCGTAACACGTGGCAGTTACCCACTAGTCTCATCCTTCTCTGTCTTTATTTATTAAAGTAAAAAATTCATAAGATGCTCCCAGAATGTCTACCTCAGATTCCACGATCTAAAACCaaaaacctctctctctctctctctcttttgatGATGAGTAGAGGATAGGAAAGATAACGAAGAAGCTAACAATGGCTGCTTTCTCTCTCTACTCGCCCTCTTTCCCTCCAAATTGCACCAAATTCAGAACCCAACCTGGGCACCCAAGACCTCTGTCTTTAACGTTTCCGCGCTCTCGAGTTATATGTTCCTCTTCCAAGGACGATAATCTTGGCGATAACTTCTCCAGGTTCTATTTCTAACTCTGTTTGGTTCTCCTGAAAGTAAATGTACATATGATTATTATCCGGGTCATTTGGGTTTTGGCTGTTGTTTTTTCGCTTGCAAAAATTTCTCTCCCTAAGCTGTTTGGTGTCCGAGAAAGTTATTGAAAATATTAGATAAGCCTCATCGTAAAGAATTTTGTGTTGGGATTCGTTTTTTTGGTGTTGCAATgggtttttttttcattattactTTCAGTAATTTCTGCATCATAGAAGGACCAGAGACTGTTCAGGACTTTGTTCAAATGCAACTACAGGAAATCCAGGAAAATATTAAGAGCAGGCGGAACAAAATTTTTCTTCTTATGGAAGAGGTCAGCATATATCCAATACATTTTTACAACTTCAATAGAATTGTAGCATTGTTTActtaattttggtaatttgtgttaattgattagGTGAGGAGATTAAGAGTACAGCAGCGCATTAAGATCATCAATGAAGTTGATGAGGACGACATTGAAGAGGCATATGAGATGCCTGATATTCCTTCATCTATTCCTTTTCTCCCTTATGTGGTGAGTTACTGGAATTGGCTTATTTTGCTTAATGATAAGCTTGAATTGGGAAATTGTATACCTTATTGATGATTTGGGAACTGATTTTTTCCTGAGAAGAGGCttagtttatttttcttctatatTTTTATCAGTTTAGTCTTATGTTcgagttgtttttaatttttctgtctATGTGCTGCTTGACTATGGACTTGCATatgcattaattataattttttttttggaaaaagaaaaggaaaagaaagaatgTAAGGAATGGAACTCTTTCTGATTTTTGACTAGCCTTGTATATGATTTTGTAGACACCAAAGACATTGAAGCAGCTTTACTTGACCAGTTTATCGTTTGTATCTGGTATAATTGTGTTTGGAGGACTTATTGCACCAACTGTAAGTTCTTAAACTAGTTTAACCATAATTAAAAGATTTTTCAGTCTTTCGAATGGTGTAGTATTTCCTGAAATGGGATTTTTCTTGGCAGTTAGAACTAAAACTAGGTTTAGGAGGCACCTCATATGAAGATTTCATTCGCAGTATGCACTTGCCTATGCAATTGAGGTATTTTACTCATCCTTTTTTTCCCCtttcatttccaaaaataaaatctGAAACAATCAGAACTTTTGTTTCTACTTTTCAACTTTTATTTGCTTGGCTAGCATCCTAAATTACTCTTCTTGCTCACTCAATTCAGTCAGGTCGATCCAATTGTAGCATCCTTTTCAGGTGGGGCTGTGGGTGTCATTTCAGCCCTGATGTTAATCGAAGCCAACAATGTTGAACAACAAGAGAAGAAAAGATGCAAATATTGCCATGGAACTGGTATGTATTACCTTGCTTCCTAGCTTGTGCTTATGTCAATAACCATTGTTAGGTTGCAATTTTCTCTTCTGTGTTTCTGTGAATTGCATGGTGATTTTTACAGGCTTTTTCTTTTCGATTACTTTAAATCAAGTCCATCAACATGTTAGAAGGGGTCATGATACATCATACAATTTTGAAAAGCTTAAGAACTATTTTATCTGCGTCTTTCCTTTTCTTCATTATTCTTATTGAAGTTTTGCATAATCATGCATGTACAGGATACTTGGCCTGTGCTAGATGTTCAGCAAGTGGTGTGTGCTTGAAAGTTGACCCCATATTGATATCTAACATATCTGACCGCCCTCTGAGAGTGCCGGCAACTCAAAGGTGTCTAAATTGCTCTGGTGCAGGAAAGGTACAATATACCAACCATTTTAAATATTTGGCTGTAACTCTAAATCAGAGTTCTTTCTGTTGTCCTCAAACTAATAGACCTTTACTGCAATAAGTAGTTTAATTAGTGATTTATCATCTTGTTTATTGATATATGTAGGTTATGTGCCCTACCTGCCTGTGCACTGGAATGGTAATGGCAAGTGAACATGACCCCCGGATAGACCCTTTTGACTAAACAAGCCCAATTACTTTGCACTGTGAGCTCTTCTTTAAAGTGTAACTTTTCTCTTTTTGTTGATGTAGTAGCTCTATCAATGTACATTTTTATGTGCCCTACTGCCCTTCTCACTCCAAACAGACAAAGAACATTGGATCTTGGATGTAAAACCAGAAAAGTAAAAAGCGCTTTTTTAGTATAGAAATCAAATCAATGTATTTTTTTTAGTACTATATAATGATTTTGTTACATGGAATATATTGTTTTTCTTTCCTTGTGATATGGAAAGAGAAATAATGAAAGATAGAAAATAAAGGAGATAGAAAGGGATTCATGTTTCTTATGTTGTTTGGTATATATGGTGAAAAGAAAATAGAGATAAAagtgaaattataattttgtatcagttattttgaattaaaCAGAAggataaataagtaattttactTAAATGCATATTATAAAAGTATCTCTTCACTTTTGTGAGAAAAGTTACTAGGacttgctctttttttttttcttcttatcttTTTCTCTCCAACCAGTTCTTTCCTCACTTTTTCTCATCTATCAAAATAAGGTTttgatttaaagaaaaaaaaatgatttggaTGTTGTTTAAACAATTTGCGAGTTATTTTATTTGGGCTTATCACCATGTACTTGTTAATCTGTGAAACTATCAATTAGAGATACTCTCGAACCTACGTCTAATACTTTTACTATGGGAAAACTGGATTACAAAATGAAGTTTTCTATGTGAAATTAGAATTCAAGTTCCCCATTATAAATGAACTTCAATTTTGAAGCATAGGAGTAGACTTATAATTTGTGAGATGTAAGCATTATAAATAACCTCACATTTATtacaatatattaataatttaaattagaaaattttgattttttatgcaaaattttagatttctaatcatttcaaaaaaatgtCAAATCTTTTGACTATACCCAAAATATCTCTCCCATAATTTTTCTCATTCACTTCCCTCAACTCTttctctagaaaaaaaatataagatattaaatataagataaaatataagagaactcaatgtaatgATAAGTATTCATcacttaagatattaaaatactGCATTTCGCACAGATCtagacatgatttttgggtttttttgcgatatttttcagatctgaaactttgaaatttgcagaaaatcgacgtggttcgatggtgctcgatgccagcttgaTGGGCctttaaaatcaagattttcatgaaaaaatagatgttgctcgatggtgctcgatgcaattatTACAATATACGTAATTTTTTACTTGggtatccatttggggtgatttttttttttttgtattttttcaatATCTAaacgtttgagatgtgtatatacacatttaggaaatgtaaatcttgaaaaaaaaaatgcaaaatatatcttatgttcaagatatgttttggtatattttcaagttctaaactttgaaaatgtgtatgtgaacatctaaaacgtgtagatctcaaaaaaataccaaaaataaaaaaaaatcactacaAATGGAtactcgagtgaaaaattatgtctcttacaagaatttcaTCGAACGaccatcgagcaacgtcgattttttcatgaaaatcttggttttgaaggccccatcgagctgatATCGAACATCATCAAGCAACaatcgagcaaagtcaattttctacatatttcagaATTTCAGAtttgaaaaataactcaaaaataatgcccaactcgatggttgctcgatggtgttcgatgccaACTCGAAGGGGCcttaaaaatcaagattttcatgaaaaatcgaTGTTGtttgatggttgctcgatggtggttcgatgcaattcttgtaagagacataatttttcactcgaatGTCCGTTTGAGTGATTTTTTGTATTTTGGGTAATTTTTTGAGATCTATATGTTTTAAATGTTCACATACATATTTTCagagtttagaacttgaaaacataccataacatatcttgaacataaggtatgttttgcattttgcaTTTTGCAttcttttttcaagatttacatttcccaaatatgtatatacacatttCAAACATGTATATCTTGACAAATaaccaaaataaaacaaaatcaccccaaacaaacATCCAAGTGAAAAATTACGTGTCTTGTAAGAATCGCATCGAAcatcatcgaaccaccatcgagcaacatccattttttcatgaaaatcttgattttgaaggccccatcgagttgGCATTGAGCACCATCAAAacacgtcgattttctgcagatttcatagtctcatatctaaaaaaaatcacaaaaaaaactcaaaatcatgcccagatctattcgaaatgcagtattttaatgttttaaatgaGAAATATTTGTCATTACATTGAATtgtcttatattttaccttacctaTGGATTTTTTTGAATTAGAGAGAGTTAAGATGAACAAGTTGAAGAAGAGAGAGTAAACGAGAAGAGGAAGTTGATGAGAAAAATTATGAGAGTGGTATTTTTGATATTGTCAAAAGAATTGGcaattttttaaatgatttaaatgtctagtatttttttttacttagaaTCCATCGTTAagaataaaaactcaaatttcccattgtaaatgtgttttttttttatcacataACACTACTACAGATGGTAactttgtttttatttaaattatttctcTCACTCCACGTTTTATGTGCATGTCCAGTATTTTACATGCCTTGGCTGGCTGATTATATACTTCAACATCTGCATATGGACCAAATAAAAAAGTACCTATAAAAACTCAAACTTCATTTCTGGAGTGCTTTTTCATTTTTCTTATAAAAGAATTCCCTCGTCGCCTTCCTCGTCTTCTAATCATtagatttatatgtatatataatgtgAAATGATTATATAGATAATATTCACTAAAATGTTCTTAAACGACAAAAAATCACATCCATGTAAACAAGTTGTAGCtaggctttgttttatttttgaTAAATCCTTCCAACCGGATCTTCCTATCCAATTTTCCAACTTTTCTTCCGATCCAATTTTCCAATCTTCTTGTCCACTCCCTTACAGTATATTTACTATCCTCCGTCTAAACACAATGGCATTATATTAATAGAAATAAATACCTTATGCTCATCACAATCAACAAAATAGTTTCTGATTCAAACTTCCATATATTATTAGAATAACAATACCAAGAGAATATATCCAAATAAGTAAAATATACTGTAGGAAATTCTTATGGgaggatttttatttatttttatgcaaTTTACACATTATCAAACAAATGTGTAAATTTCTAGAACATGTTCATATGAAATTGAAATAAATACATAGTAAAGTAAGATCTTACATTATGCAGCGAAACTAGAACAACTATTTCCTTCAATCTTTTGATCCCTTGATTCATTTTTGTAGCTGAGTATTATCAAGATATTAAattagatcagcaacacagtcttcttCACCAAGCATTTGAttaacctagaactagtgtgggctggttcttcACCAagtctttgatcaacctagaactactgtgtctttgatcaacctagaactagtgtgggctggttctcaacacatgagataaaaatctagaagagaagaagaagaaagagtgtCCAAGAAAGGGTTAGActatctaggttttcacttacccaatgaatcaattgagactgATGAAAATCCTAGATATCATATTTCTTATATAAGCAACTTAAtagtctttattttaattttaattaattaaaaataataaacaaaaataaaataaaagtcttgggctgccataaatggactttgggctcaatctctttgttttgaatttaaatctcaattaggcctaaattcaaagtcttgtatttatttattttgaattaattgattaaatccttattcaaattaactaattataatttgaaacttgatttaatattatttatttatattgacaccaatttatcaatattaataaatttacctaaAGATTCTCTTTATTTTCTAAATCTCAcatctctgtaaattttctaaaattgacctagtcaactttaaaaatcctaattgataagtaaatcaattaattgagacattctagatgatttactcaaatgtGATGTgggaaccatggatccatgaaatcaagctcgaataagtttccgtgaatttatttacgaataatttcactaccttattaatttctcatgactccattatagactcataattgaactcttgaattcatataatgtattttccaaaccataaatacgttatccattgttataaccattacagtcagtcaatcctctatcgatgacttactaacgagctgggtgaaaattaccgttttacctctcAGTAGTATTTTATCCTTAGCTCCCACTAAGTCCtcataaatgatatttccatgaacttaatcacataaatgagatatcaatcatttaaccttttgaacaaagcaattaaggaaatcacatgttcacttctcatacaaaagttatagatttcatatctatggaTAGTACTCCCattcaattacactactaaatctccaagatgtaagtacgggctagaccgtagggtaagctggtaacgaacaagtcaaaagatttaaataatataattagtataatattatcactcataattaagattgacttaacttatggtcaatgttgtgacattgattagatttgataacaacgatacttatttatcaatcaataatcaatatcggtcctagtccgatgtaactaaatacatccgatcttgtTTACTTGGTCAATACCttagacaagacatcacaccccaaataagtaatcagtgaaaatccaatgcactgatctaatcttaggacttgttcttttgaacatataattacaattaaaatcaactgtgacctagtcactataattgtaactatccatatgttcgggattttatagttgtttttattatttcaataatcatgtaataaaacaagcaagcaacacggttgtcaaattaaatgatttctactacttttattgactaTATGAAATCGtcttacatgtccgacatggttttataagggcataaaacccaacaaactcccacttgcccttttaaaacaaatgggacatgtttatcaaaaccatgcattctacatgcttcacaattatgctctctgcttatatctttgttaagggatatgaaagattgccttctaatgctatcttcatcaccttcacatcacgccttcgccacacatcctcgataatgtggtgctttctctctatatgctttgcccTTTTGTAGCTTCGAGGTTCTTGCGAATTTTCTATTGCCTCGTTACagtcactagacaaaatgagtggtttatccatttctggaataacaccgagatctgtatagaacttccttagccagactatttccttagccgccatagaTGCAGCGATGTACTCGACCTCCAATGTGGATtctgaaatggcagatagcctaacATTTCTCCAAATCACAGTTACTGAAATGGCAGACAACCTATCGTTTCTCCAagtcatagctccacccccaacagtaaacacatttttcagaagtagacttcttatcatcaacatcagtctaaaatctgaatctgtgtagcctaacagattcaaagatccacctgaaaagactaacatatagtatctagtccatcaaagatactgaCCCCcttctattgttcatttccaaagttttactgacacttgctcaccactcccactgcatagcagatcttCGGTCACAGcatacaacatagcatgcattagatttctaattgcaaatgcataaggaattcattacatcttttctttctcttgaggattctgtggagattgcttcttagaaaaataaaatccatgtcaagatgctaaacatcctttcacggaatttgttacagagtaacgaccaagcacctcactaaagtaggtcgcttgagttagagccaaaattcagttatttatttccttgatgttctggataccaagaacacgacttgctacaaaaaaaaatctggaatttcgtttccagccagttctttatgtttgataatttcttgacattgtttccaatgagtaagatatcatctgcataaaggattaagaacaacACAATgtatttttccctaagttgttaaacacaagggtcaactgCATTTTTTTCAAAACCTTAGGTCTTAAtatttccatttaaccttaattcCAAGAgcgtgaagcttgtttaagtccatagattgacctactcaacTTGTCGaccttcttgtccaactactttaaatccttttgattgacccatgttaatggtctcatcaagatagccattaaaaatgcttctttgatgtccatttgccttatctcttaattaagagttgtggctatggataagagtatactaaatgaattttaacatggctactggagaaaaagttttctctaagtcaaatttctctctgccacgagtcgagcctttaatgtctcgacctttccatcagctcctctcttcttcttatagatccacttgcaccccatgggcctaaagtccaatggcactgtagagtccaagaactttacttagctaagttagatagtagtataatagtaataatagtattatctttatgactgtggatttttggtttagaccgggatttatttggacactcatagtagtacttgtagattttctaagtttaacctatagtttaggaatattaattttaacctaaggtttgattaatatgactgatattgaggataatatttattatattataaggtttagataagaaccaattagataatagcatatgttatgtatgggttattaatgattaagtattttgaggattaaatttattaagggtaagatttgaatgctctaaggtcagtcagtagctttgaaaacgttggaaggcttagtcaaggctgtttactcaatttaaattaagctaaaaatgtgtaatttcgtgtttaaataatcagcgtatgccgatatatcgcagctatagggggcgatatatcgcagtacgaagatacggaaaacacaaaacgttgcacgattgcctcgggcatactggcccaggcgatatatcgcccctttcagcataatttgaaagtttttgaaatcgttctccattcaaaccttcaacctcttgataagtccagcatctttttgaacgagtcttcagcctctactgaacgataattcaaattattttcacttaaaaagccattatttctattcaagttaaatgaagatcttttcattcctaaactctataaataggacctagtacccagccattattcatctattactctaagttcagaggctgcaagttgctaggttatttttgagagtgtaaacacttgggttgggaattataagcttgatcatcataagcttatcaaacacttgggaagtaaggttttgtagcatttcagttcaaggtttagattggtcttataagtcttcaaggtatttccacactctagttcaattgatattattttatttaagttctcatagtcttctactcagccttctaaccttattctttattttggttaggaaatctaagaacttgcacataagtttttggtaagcatattctcaatggtttagtccttccattcctttcatttcttttcttcaatatactcactctgttacaaatggtttttaggagtgttccaaagtcccaactctgcctcatatcccggtaattttggtaaggaaaataggatagaatttatatgttatatgcttttatttgttatcttatgatttttatgttatgaaatatgttatgttaagtatgtttgtaggcttgggcatatgacctatatgactaacaagccccaaatagattatgggcatatgacttgcttagctagcaagaccccactaatctattgggcatatgaattgtttagtctatgggaccccaagtaataatggccattatagtatgtatgtgatataagtgttatgttatgttttttatgttcttatgaaatttatgtatgtggattatgtgttagatttttccttgctgggcattaggctcactcctttttgtttatatgtgcaggaaaatagtcttagtggtgggaaaggttcttggaagcttggagaatgtgtattgaggcggaatggattcaagggcCGAGCGttttgattcgaggatgtagttttgtttcttatggtttttaca
It includes:
- the LOC133823887 gene encoding protein ORANGE-LIKE, chloroplastic; the protein is MAAFSLYSPSFPPNCTKFRTQPGHPRPLSLTFPRSRVICSSSKDDNLGDNFSSNFCIIEGPETVQDFVQMQLQEIQENIKSRRNKIFLLMEEVRRLRVQQRIKIINEVDEDDIEEAYEMPDIPSSIPFLPYVTPKTLKQLYLTSLSFVSGIIVFGGLIAPTLELKLGLGGTSYEDFIRSMHLPMQLSQVDPIVASFSGGAVGVISALMLIEANNVEQQEKKRCKYCHGTGYLACARCSASGVCLKVDPILISNISDRPLRVPATQRCLNCSGAGKVMCPTCLCTGMVMASEHDPRIDPFD